Proteins from one Rosa chinensis cultivar Old Blush chromosome 7, RchiOBHm-V2, whole genome shotgun sequence genomic window:
- the LOC112179931 gene encoding histone acetyltransferase of the MYST family 1, whose product MGSIGTSPVAENGSDTPNGAAVTYDGENKPHSGDGYPPLAAETTPESEASKKRRMSMLPLEVGTSVMCRWRDSKYHPVKVIERRRVHGGGPNDYEYYVHYTEFNRRLDEWVKLDQLDLDSVEAVVDEKVEDKVTSLKMTRHQKRKIDETHVEGHEELDAASLREHEEFTKVKNIATIELGRYEIETWYFSPFPPEYNDSLKLYFCEFCLNFMKRKEQLQRHMRKCDLKHPPGDEIYRNHTLSMFEVDGKKNKVYGQNLCYLAKLFLDHKTLYYDVDLFLFYILCECDDRGCHMVGYFSKEKHSEESYNLACILTLPPYQRKGYGKFLIAFSYELSKKEGKVGTPERPLSDLGLLSYRGYWTRVLLDILKKHKGNISIKELSDMTAIKAEDILTTLQSLELIQYRKGQHVICADPKVLDRHLKAAGPAGLEVDVGKLIWTPYKEQG is encoded by the exons ATGGGTTCGATAGGCACATCTCCGGTTGCGGAAAACGGTTCTGATACTCCCAACGGCGCCGCCGTCACGTACGACGGCGAGAACAAGCCTCACTCCGGCGATGGCTATCCTCCATTGGCCGCCGAGACGACGCCGGAGTCGGAAGCGTCGAAGAAGCGGAGGATGTCCATGCTTCCTTTGGAGGTCGGCACGAGTGTAATGTGTCGTTGGAGAGACTCCAAGTACCATCCCGTCAAGGTTATCGAACGCCGGAGGGTTCACGGCGGCGGGCCCAACGATTACGAGTATTACGTCCACTACACCGAGT TCAATAGGAGGCTTGATGAGTGGGTGAAACTTGATCAACTTGATCTTGATTCAGTAGAGGCTGTTGTTGATGAGAAAGTGGAGGACAAG GTTACAAGCTTGAAAATGACTCGCCATCAGAAGCGGAAGATTGATGAGACACATGTGGAG gGGCATGAAGAACTTGATGCTGCCAGCTTACGCGAACATGAAGAATTTACTAAAGTGAAAAATATAGCGACTATAGAACTTGGAAGATATGAGATTGAGACATGGTACTTCTCCCCCTTTCCACCAGAATATAATGACTCTTTGAAGCTGTACTTTTGTGAGTTTTGTCTCAATTTCATGAAGCGCAAAGAACAGCTTCAGAGGCATATG AGGAAGTGTGATCTCAAGCATCCTCCTGGTGATGAGATATACCGGAATCATACGCTTTCTATGTTCGAG GTTGATGGTAAAAAGAACAAGGTTTATGGACAGAATCTTTGTTATTTGGCAAAGCTGTTTCTTGATCACAAGACCCTGTATTATGATGTTGACCTCTTTCTATTTTACATTCTATGTGAATGTGATGATCGGGGATGCCATATGGTCGGATATTTTTCAAAG GAAAAGCATTCGGAGGAGTCCTATAACTTGGCATGTATCCTTACCCTTCCTCCTTATCAAAGAAAAGGCTATGGAAAATTTTTAATTGCCTTTT CATATGAACTGTCCAAGAAAGAAGGTAAAGTTGGTACGCCCGAGAGGCCCCTCTCTGATCTAGGACTCTTGAGTTACCGAGGATACTGGACTCGGGTGCTTCTAGACATCTTGAAAAAGCATAAGGGAAATATTTCCATCAAG GAGCTCAGTGACATGACTGCCATCAAGGCAGAGGATATTTTGACCACTCTTCAGAGTCTAGAATTAATTCAGTACAGGAAAGGGCAGCATGTCATCTGTGCTGATCCAAAAGTCCTGGACCGTCATCTTAAAGCAGCTGGTCCTGCTGGTCTGGAGGTTGATGTCGGCAAATTGATCTGGACGCCGTATAAAGAGCAAGGCTGA
- the LOC112178820 gene encoding midnolin homolog, with the protein MANEYNRFNHHHHHYHHQHHHHHAHLHITHRGTFLPMLCSRPSIKDVQVPSNAFFSNGSVSPKISCIGQVKRNNKVSGFPITSQTNNSSNNIKYSKLKKLFSGKNLTTATPTKTATAATATSCPSRSRRPQVSNVKQDHCAITTTINLVDLDPPLPVIKRVHKSPQEGEEDSLWKRRSGGAALKGLQLKQVHHPRHQTQSTSV; encoded by the coding sequence ATGGCCAATGAGTACAATCGCTTcaaccatcaccaccaccactaccaccaccagcaccaccaccatcacgCTCATCTGCATATAACTCACAGAGGCACATTCTTGCCCATGTTATGTTCAAGACCATCGATCAAAGATGTCCAGGTTCCAAGTAATGCTTTCTTCTCCAATGGCTCTGTGTCTCCAAAAATCAGTTGTATAGGCCAAGTTAAGAGGAACAACAAAGTTTCTGGCTTCCCGATCACCTCTCAAACTAACAACAGCAGCAACAATATCAAGTATTCCAAGCTCAAGAAACTCTTCTCGGGCAAAAACCTTACCACCGCCACTCCAACTAAAACCGCCACTGCTGCCACCGCCACCAGCTGTCCAAGCAGAAGCAGGAGACCACAAGTGAGTAATGTGAAACAAGATCATTGTGCTATTACAACAACAATCAACTTAGTTGATCTGGATCCTCCTCTACCTGTGATCAAGAGAGTACATAAATCTCCCCAAGAAGGAGAGGAGGACAGTCTTTGGAAGAGAAGATCTGGTGGGGCTGCACTCAAAGGTTTGCAGCTGAAACAAGTTCACCATCCTAGACATCAAACTCAATCCACAAGTGTGTGA